From Numida meleagris isolate 19003 breed g44 Domestic line chromosome 4, NumMel1.0, whole genome shotgun sequence, the proteins below share one genomic window:
- the DKK2 gene encoding dickkopf-related protein 2 isoform X3 has protein sequence MKMLEAVRGLGNQEVAIVFCTFSWVEPSVGAASCVFLGTGRKNIHPKVYPCTNDKECEVGRYCHSPHQTSSACMLCRRKKKRCHRDGMCCPGNRCNNGICVSVTENILTPHIPALDGPRNKKNSHYASKDLGWQNLGRAQSKLSHIKGHEGDPCLRSSDCIEGHCCARHFWTKICKPVLHQGEVCTKQRKKGSHGLEIFQRCDCAKGLSCKVWKDATSSSKSRLHVCQKI, from the exons ATGAAAATGCTGGAAGCTGTGCGAGGACTGGGGAACCAGGAGGTTGCCATCGTGTTCTGTACTTTCTCCTGGGTGGAGCCAAGTGTTGGTGCTGCCTCATGTGTCTTCTTAGGGACAGGGAGGAAAAACATCCATCCAAAG GTCTATCCTTGCACCAACGACAAGGAATGCGAAGTTGGGCGGTACTGTCACAGTCCTCATCAAACATCATCTGCATGCATGTTATGCCGGAGGAAGAAGAAACGGTGCCACAGAGATGGCATGTGCTGCCCTGGGAATCGCTGCAACAATG GTATTTGTGTATCAGTAACTGAAAACATCCTCACGCCTCACATACCTGCACTAGATGGTCCACGCAACAAGAAGAACAGTCATTATGCTAGCAAGGATTTGGGATGGCAAAACTTAGGGAGGGCACAGTCCAAGCTGTCACACATAAAAG GACATGAAGGTGATCCCTGCCTGCGGTCATCGGACTGTATTGAGGGACACTGCTGTGCTCGCCATTTCTGGACCAAAATTTGCAAGCCTGTGTTGCATCAGGGGGAGGTGTGCACCAAGCAGCGCAAGAAAGGCTCCCATGGACTAGAGATTTTCCAGCGCTGTGACTGTGCCAAAGGGCTGTCTTGCAAAGTATGGAAAGATGCAACCTCTTCTTCTAAATCAAGACTTCACGTGTGTCAGAAAATCTGA